In one window of Candidatus Scalindua sp. DNA:
- the trxA gene encoding thioredoxin has product MSNIDAVTSDDFDQVVLKSTVPVLVDFFAVWCGPCKTVSPILDELSKDFDGRVKFVKADIDADDNKELAAKYGIMSVPTLLLFSNGEVKETIVGVTSKSKLTQTLEGIL; this is encoded by the coding sequence ATGTCAAATATTGATGCCGTTACGAGCGACGACTTTGATCAAGTGGTACTTAAATCTACAGTTCCTGTACTCGTTGACTTTTTCGCAGTATGGTGCGGGCCATGCAAAACGGTTTCACCAATCCTGGATGAATTATCCAAGGATTTCGACGGCAGGGTCAAGTTTGTCAAAGCAGATATTGACGCTGACGATAATAAAGAATTGGCAGCTAAATATGGTATCATGTCTGTACCGACCTTATTGCTCTTCAGTAATGGTGAAGTAAAAGAGACAATAGTCGGCGTAACAAGCAAGAGTAAACTTACACAAACACTGGAAGGAATTTTATAA
- a CDS encoding cysteine desulfurase, whose translation MRRVYLDHMSATATDPKVVEEMMPFFSEIFGSPSSHLHGYGLKAKKAIDESRNKVADLIHAKPDEIIFTSTGSEANNLALRGIAHANKAKGKHIVISEIEHFSVLYTARELEKEGFRVTYLKVDKEGLVNPDDVAKAITDETILVSIMHANNEIGVIEPIEEIGRITKNKGVIFHTDAVATAGVIPVNVSQFGVDALSLASQPFYGPKGVAALYLRDDIDIIPIMSGGAQEGGRRPGTDNVPGIVGMGKAAEIAKTEMESRIKHLVPLRDKIIDGLQKSVKYLHFTGHLTKRLPGHVSFWISFAEGETLVLLLNYNGVATASGSACSSPDLQASHVLTAIGVPPDVCHGSITVSLGKDNSEEDVDYFLETLPKVVDRCWQMSPLYEDELKKEQQA comes from the coding sequence ATGAGAAGAGTCTACCTCGACCACATGTCTGCAACAGCTACAGACCCGAAAGTTGTAGAAGAGATGATGCCTTTTTTTTCGGAAATTTTCGGGAGCCCTTCCTCTCATCTGCATGGATACGGACTCAAAGCGAAAAAGGCAATTGATGAGTCAAGGAACAAAGTTGCAGATCTGATTCATGCCAAACCTGATGAGATAATCTTCACATCTACCGGAAGTGAAGCCAACAACCTGGCATTAAGGGGCATTGCCCATGCCAATAAAGCAAAAGGAAAGCATATTGTAATCTCAGAAATCGAGCATTTTTCTGTATTATACACGGCACGTGAATTAGAAAAGGAGGGTTTTCGGGTAACGTATTTGAAGGTAGACAAGGAAGGCCTGGTAAACCCGGACGATGTCGCTAAGGCGATCACCGATGAAACCATCCTTGTTTCCATCATGCATGCAAATAATGAAATCGGCGTAATCGAACCTATTGAAGAGATCGGACGCATTACGAAAAATAAGGGTGTCATATTTCACACAGATGCAGTAGCAACAGCAGGAGTTATCCCCGTTAACGTTTCACAATTCGGGGTGGACGCCTTAAGTTTAGCTTCACAGCCTTTTTACGGGCCTAAAGGTGTCGCGGCATTGTACCTGAGAGACGACATTGATATTATCCCCATCATGAGCGGAGGTGCCCAGGAAGGCGGCAGAAGGCCGGGTACGGATAATGTACCCGGAATTGTCGGAATGGGTAAAGCCGCTGAAATTGCCAAAACCGAGATGGAGTCTAGAATTAAACATCTCGTCCCGCTTCGTGACAAGATAATCGATGGACTTCAAAAGAGCGTAAAATACCTTCATTTCACTGGACATCTCACCAAAAGGCTTCCGGGACATGTCAGTTTCTGGATATCCTTTGCAGAAGGGGAGACCCTTGTCTTGCTCTTGAACTACAATGGTGTGGCCACTGCGAGCGGTTCCGCCTGCAGCTCCCCGGACCTTCAGGCGTCTCATGTGCTAACCGCCATCGGGGTACCACCTGACGTATGTCACGGATCTATAACGGTAAGTCTTGGTAAGGATAACAGTGAAGAAGATGTTGATTATTTCCTGGAAACATTACCAAAGGTAGTTGACCGATGCTGGCAGATGTCTCCTCTCTATGAGGATGAATTAAAGAAAGAGCAGCAGGCCTAA